A genomic window from Bradyrhizobium lupini includes:
- a CDS encoding GyrI-like domain-containing protein codes for MFRFRRLVLAALIPAAALSFSLSATLAQTPSPAPAASASPSPAPSASPAPAASAAPVATPSPAASASPSPATSPATSPSPAASASPSPAAPPPAAAATPAPVQTADPFGQETTLEPKKVVMVKGTANWDSAFDTLIDAFKALNTLLDKQGIKHAGNSMIVYTSTDDTGFTFLAEIPVDQDPKNLPKDMSVGKSPEGKALKFVHRGSYDNMDNTYEAITNHLDDKKLEAKDTFIEEYLTDPLKTAEDKLVINVFVPLK; via the coding sequence ATGTTCAGGTTTCGTCGTCTCGTTTTGGCCGCGCTGATCCCGGCAGCGGCCTTGTCGTTTAGTCTGTCCGCCACGCTGGCCCAAACGCCGAGCCCGGCACCGGCCGCATCAGCTAGCCCCTCGCCGGCCCCGTCGGCTTCGCCCGCCCCGGCCGCGAGCGCTGCCCCCGTGGCCACGCCCTCGCCGGCGGCCAGCGCCTCGCCAAGCCCTGCCACTTCCCCTGCAACCTCGCCCTCGCCCGCCGCAAGTGCCTCACCCAGCCCCGCCGCCCCGCCGCCCGCTGCGGCCGCGACGCCGGCTCCCGTGCAGACGGCCGATCCCTTCGGCCAGGAGACCACGCTCGAGCCCAAGAAGGTCGTGATGGTCAAGGGCACTGCCAATTGGGACTCGGCCTTCGACACGCTGATTGACGCCTTCAAGGCGCTGAACACGCTGTTGGACAAGCAGGGCATCAAGCACGCCGGCAATTCGATGATCGTCTACACCTCGACGGACGATACCGGCTTCACCTTCCTTGCCGAGATCCCGGTCGATCAGGACCCGAAGAACCTGCCCAAGGACATGAGCGTCGGCAAATCGCCGGAGGGCAAGGCGCTGAAATTCGTTCATCGCGGCTCCTACGACAACATGGACAACACCTATGAGGCGATCACCAATCACCTCGACGACAAGAAGCTGGAAGCCAAGGACACCTTCATCGAGGAATACCTCACCGATCCCCTGAAGACGGCGGAGGACAAGCTCGTGATCAATGTTTTCGTGCCGCTGAAGTGA
- the dapF gene encoding diaminopimelate epimerase, protein MSALANHAFAKMNGIGNEIVVVDMRDSTSKVTPDDARAVASPRGGVPYDQLMVLQKPRFDGTEAFISIYNSDGSEAGACGNGMRCVVRRIFEKTGQTNATFETAAGLLNAWQGPAPDLYTVDMGAPKFGWQDIPLDQEFRDTRYIELQIGPIDNPVLHSPSVVSMGNPHAIFWVDDVNAYDLERFGPLLENHPIFPERANITLAHIVDPQHITIRTWERGAGLTRACGSAACATAVAAARLKRAERNVEITLPGGKLGIEWRERDDHVLMTGTATFEYEGRFDPALFAPVG, encoded by the coding sequence ATGAGCGCGCTGGCCAACCACGCATTTGCCAAGATGAACGGCATCGGCAACGAGATCGTCGTTGTCGACATGCGCGATTCCACCTCAAAGGTCACCCCGGACGATGCCCGCGCGGTGGCATCGCCGCGAGGCGGCGTGCCCTACGACCAACTCATGGTGCTGCAGAAGCCGCGCTTCGACGGCACCGAAGCGTTCATCAGCATCTACAACAGTGACGGCTCCGAGGCCGGCGCCTGCGGCAACGGCATGCGCTGCGTCGTGCGGCGCATCTTCGAAAAGACCGGCCAGACCAATGCAACGTTCGAGACGGCCGCGGGCCTGCTCAATGCCTGGCAGGGTCCGGCGCCGGATCTTTATACGGTGGACATGGGCGCGCCGAAGTTCGGCTGGCAGGACATTCCGCTCGACCAGGAATTTCGTGACACCCGCTACATCGAATTGCAGATCGGCCCGATCGACAATCCGGTCCTGCATTCGCCGTCGGTGGTCAGCATGGGCAATCCGCATGCGATCTTCTGGGTCGATGACGTCAACGCCTACGACCTCGAGCGTTTCGGTCCGCTGCTGGAGAACCATCCGATCTTCCCGGAGCGCGCCAACATCACGCTAGCCCATATCGTCGATCCCCAGCACATCACGATCCGCACCTGGGAGCGCGGCGCCGGCCTGACCAGGGCCTGCGGCTCGGCCGCATGTGCCACGGCGGTCGCGGCGGCGCGGCTGAAGCGCGCCGAGCGCAATGTCGAGATCACGCTGCCCGGCGGCAAGCTCGGGATCGAATGGCGCGAGCGCGACGATCACGTGCTGATGACGGGCACGGCGACCTTCGAATATGAAGGCCGTTTCGATCCGGCGCTGTTCGCGCCGGTCGGGTGA
- the mtaB gene encoding tRNA (N(6)-L-threonylcarbamoyladenosine(37)-C(2))-methylthiotransferase MtaB, producing MSVDIVTFGCRLNAFEAEVIRREAEGAGLSDAIVINSCAVTNEAVAQARQSIRKLKRERPGARIVVTGCAAQTQSGMFAEMAEVDRVVGNDDKMRSSAWREARAAFDLGTSEKIAVSDIMAVKEMAPHLIDGFASGLPRVFVQVQNGCDHRCTFCIIPFGRGNSRSVPMGAVVDQVRALAERGHAEIVLTGVDLTSYGTDLPGTPKLGMLTKQILRHVPELRRLRISSIDSIEADSDLLDAIAEDSRLMPHLHLSLQSGDDMILKRMKRRHTRGDAIAFCDQVRRLRPDIALGADIIAGFPTETEEMFSRSLDLVEQCGLTFLHVFPYSPRPGTPAARMPQVAGGAIKERAKRLRSAGETALLQRLQAEIGATREVLIESDGQGRTEHYLPVAIAGERVGRIVPLRIAGRDGARLTV from the coding sequence ATGAGCGTCGACATCGTCACCTTCGGATGCCGCCTCAATGCTTTCGAGGCCGAGGTGATCCGCCGCGAGGCCGAGGGCGCGGGCCTTTCAGATGCCATCGTCATCAACAGCTGCGCCGTCACCAACGAAGCGGTGGCGCAGGCGAGGCAGTCGATCCGCAAATTGAAGCGCGAGCGGCCGGGAGCGCGCATCGTCGTCACCGGTTGCGCGGCGCAGACGCAAAGCGGCATGTTCGCCGAGATGGCCGAGGTCGATCGCGTCGTCGGCAATGACGATAAGATGCGGTCGTCCGCATGGCGCGAGGCGCGTGCGGCGTTTGATCTCGGTACGAGCGAAAAAATCGCCGTCAGCGACATCATGGCGGTGAAGGAGATGGCTCCGCATCTCATCGACGGCTTTGCGAGCGGCCTGCCGCGCGTGTTCGTGCAGGTGCAAAACGGCTGCGACCATCGCTGCACTTTCTGCATCATTCCGTTCGGGCGCGGCAATTCGCGCTCGGTGCCGATGGGCGCCGTGGTCGATCAGGTCCGGGCATTGGCCGAGCGCGGCCATGCCGAGATCGTGCTGACCGGCGTCGACCTCACCAGCTACGGCACTGACCTGCCGGGCACGCCAAAACTCGGCATGCTGACGAAGCAGATCTTGCGGCATGTGCCGGAGCTGAGGCGCCTGCGCATCTCCTCTATCGATTCGATCGAGGCGGACAGCGATCTGTTAGATGCCATTGCTGAGGATTCGCGGCTGATGCCGCATCTGCACCTGTCGCTGCAGTCCGGCGACGACATGATCTTGAAGCGCATGAAGCGGCGGCATACGCGCGGCGACGCCATCGCGTTCTGCGACCAGGTCCGCCGGCTGCGGCCGGATATCGCGCTGGGGGCCGACATCATCGCGGGCTTTCCGACCGAGACCGAGGAGATGTTCTCGCGCTCGCTCGATCTGGTCGAGCAATGCGGCCTGACGTTCCTCCACGTCTTCCCCTATTCGCCGCGTCCCGGCACGCCGGCCGCGCGGATGCCACAGGTGGCGGGCGGTGCAATCAAGGAGCGTGCGAAGCGGCTGCGCTCGGCCGGTGAGACCGCGCTCCTGCAGCGGCTGCAAGCCGAGATCGGCGCCACGCGTGAGGTGCTGATCGAGAGCGACGGTCAGGGACGGACGGAGCATTATCTGCCGGTGGCGATTGCGGGCGAGCGTGTGGGCCGCATCGTGCCGCTGCGGATCGCCGGTCGTGATGGCGCGCGGCTGACGGTGTGA
- a CDS encoding DUF2336 domain-containing protein, whose product MSTAELSIIDEVESALRTGSAEKGLATARRVTDLFLSSAGSFDNEQIALFDDVLDRLIGTIELRAIGDMGARVALAEISAQLAPIAQAPPSVIRRLANNDEIRIAGPVLQESARLDDGALVQIASSKSEPHLLAVAGRWWLKEIVTDALLARRYPSVSRRLAANPGARVSGSGFAVIVGQAEADPELAVSVGVRVDLPSDLRRQLLRSASEAVRTRLLSRAPPHLFEEIQSAIAAVTVGVEREMSGVRDFEGAKRAVAGLRATGQLSEATLLGFATQRRYEEAVAALAALSGSTVEVIRPLMQSLREDGLLVPCKAAQLSWETTAAVLESRFASGAMKPADIARAQSHYARMTPENARRTLRFWQVRAL is encoded by the coding sequence ATGTCCACGGCCGAGTTATCGATCATCGACGAGGTCGAGTCCGCGCTTCGGACAGGCTCGGCGGAAAAGGGCCTGGCAACCGCCCGCCGCGTCACCGACCTGTTCCTGTCATCCGCCGGCAGTTTCGACAACGAGCAGATCGCACTGTTTGACGACGTGCTCGATCGCCTGATCGGCACCATCGAGCTCCGCGCCATCGGCGACATGGGCGCGCGCGTAGCGCTCGCCGAGATCAGCGCGCAGCTCGCGCCGATCGCGCAGGCGCCGCCATCGGTCATTCGCCGCCTCGCCAACAATGACGAAATCCGCATCGCTGGTCCCGTGCTGCAGGAATCCGCGCGCCTCGACGACGGCGCGCTGGTGCAGATCGCATCATCCAAGTCCGAGCCGCATCTGCTCGCGGTCGCCGGACGCTGGTGGCTGAAGGAGATCGTCACCGATGCATTGCTGGCGCGACGTTATCCCAGCGTCAGCCGGCGGCTCGCCGCCAATCCCGGCGCGCGCGTCTCCGGAAGCGGATTTGCCGTCATCGTCGGACAGGCGGAGGCGGATCCCGAGCTCGCTGTCAGCGTCGGCGTCCGCGTCGATTTGCCGTCAGACCTGCGCCGTCAATTGCTGCGCTCGGCGAGCGAGGCCGTGCGGACCCGCCTGTTGTCGCGCGCGCCGCCGCATCTGTTCGAGGAGATCCAGAGCGCGATCGCCGCAGTCACCGTCGGTGTCGAGCGCGAGATGTCGGGTGTCCGCGATTTCGAAGGCGCCAAGCGCGCCGTCGCAGGTCTCAGGGCGACCGGCCAGCTCAGCGAAGCGACGCTGCTCGGCTTCGCAACACAGCGCCGTTATGAAGAAGCGGTGGCCGCATTGGCGGCATTGTCGGGATCGACTGTCGAAGTCATCCGCCCGCTGATGCAAAGCCTGCGCGAGGACGGCCTGCTGGTGCCGTGCAAGGCGGCGCAGCTCAGCTGGGAAACCACCGCCGCCGTGCTCGAAAGCCGCTTTGCGAGCGGCGCGATGAAGCCGGCCGATATCGCAAGGGCTCAAAGCCATTACGCGCGCATGACCCCGGAGAATGCGCGGCGGACGCTGCGGTTCTGGCAGGTGCGGGCGTTGTAG
- a CDS encoding RluA family pseudouridine synthase yields MLDVPELTADEILARVLHRDGLMLVIDKPAGLPVHRGPKGGANLETSFEALRFGLPRPPVLAHRLDKDTSGCLVLGRHRKATASLGLLFKHGKIGKTYWTIVEGGPTEDEGTIDMPLGRLNAERGWWQKPDPEGQKAITNWKVMGRGDGLTWLAMEPVTGRTHQLRVHSSATGWPIFGDNIYGNGPRFGEPKLHLHSREIVVPISRNKEPVRVVAPAPPHMHERLRACGWNGE; encoded by the coding sequence TTGCTCGATGTTCCCGAATTGACGGCCGACGAAATCCTGGCGCGCGTGCTCCATCGCGACGGATTGATGCTGGTCATCGACAAGCCGGCCGGCCTGCCGGTGCATCGCGGACCCAAGGGCGGTGCCAATCTGGAAACCTCCTTTGAGGCGCTTCGTTTCGGCCTGCCGCGGCCGCCGGTGCTGGCCCACCGGCTGGACAAGGACACCTCCGGTTGCCTGGTGCTCGGCCGCCATCGCAAGGCGACGGCCTCGCTCGGCCTGCTGTTCAAGCATGGCAAGATCGGCAAGACCTACTGGACCATCGTCGAGGGCGGCCCCACCGAGGACGAAGGCACCATCGACATGCCCCTCGGCCGGCTCAATGCCGAGCGCGGCTGGTGGCAGAAGCCCGATCCCGAGGGCCAGAAGGCCATCACCAACTGGAAGGTGATGGGCCGGGGCGACGGCCTGACCTGGCTCGCCATGGAACCAGTGACCGGGCGGACCCATCAATTGCGGGTACATTCGTCCGCGACCGGCTGGCCGATCTTCGGCGATAACATCTACGGCAACGGCCCGCGCTTCGGCGAGCCGAAGCTGCACCTGCATTCCCGCGAGATCGTGGTACCGATCTCCCGCAACAAGGAGCCGGTCCGCGTGGTGGCGCCGGCCCCACCCCACATGCACGAGCGCCTCCGCGCCTGCGGGTGGAACGGGGAGTAG
- the ftsY gene encoding signal recognition particle-docking protein FtsY yields MNDTTPETPKLSWWRRLSDGLKRTSSSLGTAVADLVTKRKLDRAMLDDIEDVLLRADLGTSVAVRIADAVGTGRYDKAISADEVKDVVATEVEKVLAAVAKPLEIDAGKKPFVILVVGVNGSGKTTTIGKLSQKFASEGRKVMLAAGDTFRAAAIEQLKVWGERTRTPVISGAQGSDSASLAFNALTAAKEQAVDVLLIDTAGRLQNKAELMNELEKVVRVIRKVDATAPHAVLLVLDATVGQNALSQVEAFHRTAGVTGLVMTKLDGTARGGILVALAEKFKLPVHFIGVGEGVDDLAPFTARDFARAIAGIES; encoded by the coding sequence ATGAACGATACCACCCCCGAGACCCCCAAGCTGAGCTGGTGGCGCCGCCTGTCCGACGGGCTGAAGCGCACCTCGTCCTCGCTCGGGACCGCGGTCGCCGACCTCGTCACCAAGCGCAAGCTCGACCGCGCCATGCTCGACGACATCGAGGACGTGCTGCTCCGCGCCGACCTCGGCACCTCCGTCGCGGTGCGGATCGCGGATGCGGTCGGCACCGGGCGCTACGACAAGGCTATCTCAGCGGACGAGGTCAAGGACGTCGTCGCGACCGAGGTCGAGAAGGTACTGGCGGCGGTGGCAAAGCCGCTGGAGATCGACGCTGGCAAGAAGCCGTTCGTTATCCTCGTGGTCGGCGTCAACGGCTCCGGCAAGACCACCACCATTGGGAAACTCTCGCAAAAATTCGCATCCGAAGGCCGCAAGGTGATGCTGGCGGCCGGCGACACCTTTCGCGCAGCGGCGATCGAACAGCTCAAGGTCTGGGGCGAGCGCACCAGGACGCCCGTCATATCAGGTGCGCAAGGTTCGGATTCGGCGAGCCTCGCCTTCAACGCGCTGACGGCCGCGAAGGAGCAGGCCGTCGACGTGCTCCTGATCGACACCGCCGGGCGGCTTCAGAACAAGGCCGAGCTGATGAACGAGCTCGAAAAGGTCGTGCGCGTCATCCGCAAGGTGGACGCGACTGCACCGCATGCGGTGCTGCTTGTGCTGGACGCCACTGTCGGCCAGAACGCGCTGTCGCAGGTCGAGGCCTTCCATCGCACCGCCGGGGTCACCGGTCTCGTGATGACGAAGCTCGACGGCACCGCCCGCGGCGGCATCCTGGTGGCGCTCGCGGAGAAATTCAAACTGCCGGTGCATTTCATCGGCGTCGGCGAAGGCGTCGACGATCTCGCGCCGTTCACCGCGCGTGATTTCGCCCGCGCCATTGCCGGAATCGAAAGCTGA
- a CDS encoding septation protein A, translating into MDKTQPHPLFKLATELGPLLVFFFVNAKFNLFAATGAFMVAIVAAMIASYVVTRHIPIMAIVTGVIVLVFGTLTLVLHDETFIKLKPTIIYALFAAILGGGLLFGRSFIAVMFDQMFNLTPQGWRILTLRWALFFAGMAVLNEIVWRTQSTDFWVNFKVFGVTPITMIFAIAQMPLTKRYHLEPASLEASEAEAGDVRKG; encoded by the coding sequence ATGGACAAGACCCAGCCGCATCCGCTGTTCAAGCTTGCCACCGAGCTTGGCCCGCTGCTCGTGTTCTTCTTCGTCAATGCGAAGTTCAATCTGTTCGCCGCGACCGGCGCGTTCATGGTCGCGATCGTTGCGGCGATGATCGCCTCCTATGTGGTGACGCGCCACATCCCGATCATGGCGATCGTGACAGGCGTCATCGTGCTGGTGTTCGGCACGCTGACCCTGGTGCTGCATGACGAGACCTTCATCAAGCTCAAGCCGACCATCATCTACGCGTTGTTCGCTGCGATCCTCGGCGGCGGCCTGTTGTTCGGCCGCTCCTTCATTGCCGTCATGTTCGACCAGATGTTCAATTTGACGCCGCAGGGCTGGCGCATCCTGACGCTACGCTGGGCGCTGTTCTTCGCCGGCATGGCGGTGTTGAACGAGATCGTTTGGCGCACCCAGAGCACCGACTTCTGGGTCAACTTCAAGGTGTTCGGCGTCACGCCGATCACCATGATCTTCGCCATCGCCCAGATGCCGCTGACCAAGCGTTATCACCTCGAGCCGGCGTCGCTGGAAGCGAGCGAGGCCGAGGCGGGGGACGTGAGGAAGGGTTGA
- a CDS encoding DsbE family thiol:disulfide interchange protein: protein MSEQSTSAPPQRRTFLMVLPLIAFIGLALLFWFRLGSGDPSRIPSALIGRPAPQTTLPPLEGLQADNAQIPGLDPAAFKGKVSLVNVWASWCVPCHDEAPLLTELAKDKRFQLVGINYKDAADNARRFLGRYGNPFGHVGVDANGRASIEWGVYGVPETFVVGREGTIVYKLVGPITPENLRTVLLPQMEKALKAAGS, encoded by the coding sequence ATGAGCGAGCAATCGACGTCCGCTCCGCCGCAGCGCCGCACCTTCCTGATGGTGCTGCCGCTGATCGCCTTCATCGGCTTGGCGTTGCTGTTCTGGTTCCGGCTCGGCAGCGGCGATCCCTCGCGAATCCCTTCCGCGCTGATCGGGCGCCCCGCGCCGCAGACCACGCTGCCGCCGCTCGAGGGATTGCAGGCCGACAACGCGCAGATCCCCGGCCTTGATCCCGCTGCGTTCAAGGGCAAGGTCAGCCTCGTCAATGTCTGGGCGTCCTGGTGCGTGCCGTGCCACGACGAGGCGCCGCTCCTGACCGAATTGGCAAAAGACAAACGCTTCCAGCTCGTCGGCATCAACTACAAGGATGCCGCCGACAATGCGCGGCGCTTCCTGGGGCGCTACGGCAACCCGTTCGGCCACGTCGGCGTCGATGCCAACGGCCGCGCCTCGATCGAATGGGGCGTCTATGGCGTGCCGGAGACCTTTGTCGTCGGTCGCGAAGGCACCATCGTCTACAAGCTGGTGGGACCGATCACGCCGGAGAATTTGCGGACGGTGCTGTTGCCGCAGATGGAGAAGGCGTTGAAGGCGGCGGGGAGCTAG
- the ccmD gene encoding heme exporter protein CcmD has product MIMSLGPYASFIVTSYAAAALVVVILIGWIVLDHRSQTQRLRELERSGVTRRSGRSATDRP; this is encoded by the coding sequence ATGATCATGTCGCTCGGTCCCTATGCGTCTTTCATCGTGACATCCTATGCCGCGGCGGCCCTTGTGGTCGTGATCCTGATCGGCTGGATCGTGCTCGATCATCGGAGTCAGACACAGCGCCTGCGCGAGCTCGAGCGCAGCGGCGTGACCCGCCGCTCCGGCCGTAGCGCGACGGATCGGCCATGA
- a CDS encoding heme ABC transporter permease: MTLIDLANPTRFLALTARLLPWLAAATIILLAIGLYQSATAPDDYQQGATVKIMFIHVPNAWLSMFVWGVMSIASLGTLVWRHPLADVAAKAAAPIGASFTFLALLTGSLWGRPMWGTYWEWDARLTSVLILFLMYLGLMALWRAVDEPSRAARAAAVLTLVGAINLPIIKFSVDWWNTLHQPASVMRMGGSSLDRSFLIPLLVMAVAFTLLFVTLHLAAMRNEILRRRVRSLQMMQASRVAFAEVGTGSREGSTSKEAGAA; encoded by the coding sequence ATGACGCTGATCGACCTCGCCAACCCCACACGGTTCCTCGCGCTGACGGCGCGGCTGCTGCCATGGCTTGCGGCCGCGACCATCATCCTGCTCGCGATCGGGCTCTATCAGTCTGCCACCGCACCCGACGACTATCAGCAGGGCGCGACGGTAAAGATCATGTTCATCCACGTGCCTAATGCCTGGCTGTCGATGTTCGTATGGGGCGTGATGAGCATTGCCTCGCTCGGCACGCTGGTGTGGCGGCATCCGCTTGCCGACGTCGCCGCCAAAGCGGCCGCCCCGATCGGCGCCAGCTTCACCTTCCTTGCGCTGCTCACGGGCTCGCTGTGGGGCCGGCCGATGTGGGGCACCTATTGGGAATGGGACGCGCGGCTGACCTCGGTGCTGATCCTGTTCCTGATGTATCTCGGCCTGATGGCGCTGTGGCGCGCGGTCGACGAGCCCTCCCGCGCGGCGCGCGCCGCCGCCGTGCTGACCCTAGTCGGCGCCATCAACCTGCCCATCATCAAGTTCTCGGTCGACTGGTGGAACACGCTGCACCAGCCGGCCTCGGTGATGCGGATGGGCGGCTCGTCGCTCGACAGATCGTTCCTGATTCCGTTGCTGGTGATGGCGGTCGCGTTTACCTTGCTGTTCGTCACGCTGCATCTGGCTGCGATGCGCAACGAGATTTTGCGACGGCGCGTGCGGTCCCTGCAGATGATGCAGGCGAGCCGTGTGGCGTTTGCAGAAGTCGGCACCGGCTCGCGTGAAGGCAGCACGTCAAAAGAAGCTGGGGCTGCATGA
- the ccmB gene encoding heme exporter protein CcmB, whose translation MTALTALIRRDIRIALRVGGGALIGVLFFLTVVVLMPFAVGPDLALLSRLGPAILWLGALLASLLTLDRLFMADHEDGSLDLITMSRTPLELACASKALAHWLAAGLPLIVATPVLGLLLNLDMVATGAVALTLLAGTPALTFTGMIGAALAVTLHRGGLLMAVLVLPLSIPVLIFGVAASQAAIVGPMTFGAPFSILCALSLVSLVIGPFAAAASLKHGLD comes from the coding sequence ATGACCGCCCTGACTGCCCTCATCCGCCGGGATATCCGGATCGCGCTCCGCGTCGGGGGCGGGGCGTTGATTGGCGTGCTGTTCTTTCTGACCGTGGTGGTGCTGATGCCGTTTGCTGTGGGGCCGGACCTGGCACTGCTGTCGCGGCTCGGACCCGCCATCCTGTGGCTGGGGGCGCTGCTGGCGAGCCTGCTCACGCTGGACCGGCTGTTCATGGCCGACCACGAGGACGGCTCGCTCGACCTGATCACGATGAGCCGGACCCCGCTGGAACTCGCCTGCGCGTCGAAAGCGCTGGCGCATTGGCTGGCCGCCGGCCTGCCGCTGATCGTCGCAACCCCCGTGCTCGGCCTGCTGCTCAACCTCGACATGGTCGCAACCGGTGCTGTGGCGCTGACACTGCTCGCTGGCACCCCGGCGCTGACGTTTACGGGAATGATCGGTGCGGCGCTGGCGGTGACGCTGCATCGTGGCGGCTTGCTGATGGCCGTCCTGGTGCTGCCGCTGTCGATACCGGTGCTGATCTTCGGCGTCGCGGCCTCACAGGCGGCGATCGTCGGACCCATGACGTTCGGCGCGCCGTTCTCGATCCTGTGCGCACTATCGCTGGTCAGTCTCGTGATCGGCCCGTTCGCGGCTGCGGCGAGCCTGAAGCATGGATTGGATTGA